One stretch of Cryptosporidium parvum Iowa II chromosome 3, whole genome shotgun sequence DNA includes these proteins:
- a CDS encoding WD-40 repeat protein, SMART LisH domain: MDHVNFSNVNVLKLILQFLLESGLLESYSTLSYESGVSLNWIESVDEIRTIISKGHWNELIEVLKYIKIPANLQIILFEHIALELLELKEPFVAQYLIENNKSLFLHNQFDEKYNTLLEIIEKSKNIISNVKNNSVELNYSSILTFVKNSYLEGESKEKSRERLSKLITENFIEVRKSLLLEVIGDSLKYKSTLELDNEEACENLGFDHNENNFTCGRKQLQFNETKEFKLFKSSSTIINTEQFGDLCCITFTPSGEHIFATSKGYIIIGNANLYGFTNKNVNSKNIYSHCEEEVKVLGLSATCIKNQVSFGNKFENDHNSDRIIIASTSEKADIKVWDYSNSNFIFCVNAYESYITDFVFNKDATCILSSSIEGIIKIHGLKSVRTIKYFPKKSEFFVNKVSYNNSETMVISALSNGSINIWDIKSSSCIATYDICSSQILELTLVNNYDLLFSIQKDRKLKKNIQTFDSFFIRSKSGMYLVDISNGETTSLPIGENVMKSLLFSTFNSKMSIIICLLKNSKIAIYDIINQNIKYEEINIENPCENEQILMDQISGNIVITAKNKLIKLYYSNQVSNKVDTDSKISLISTNSKL, translated from the coding sequence atggATCACGTTAACTTTTCAAACGTAAATGTGCTCAAGTTAATCCTCCAATTTTTGTTGGAAAGTGGCTTGTTAGAAAGCTATTCTACTCTATCATATGAAAGTGGTGTTAGCCTAAATTGGATTGAAAGTGTTGATGAAATAAGAACAATAATTTCTAAAGGGCATTGGAATGAGCTAATTGaagtattaaaatatatcaaaattcCAGCaaatttacaaataattcTCTTTGAGCACATTGCTCTGGAATTGTTAGAGTTAAAAGAACCATTTGTTGCTCAATATTTGATAGAAAATAACAAATCACTATTTTTGCATAACcaatttgatgaaaaatATAACACTCTGCTCGagataattgaaaaatcaaaaaatataatttcaaatgtAAAGAATAATTCAGTTGAATTAAACTATTCCTCAATTTTAACATTTGTCAAAAATAGCTATTTAGAAGGAGAAAGTAAAGAAAAATCTAGAGAAAGATTGTCTAAATTAATTACAGAGAATTTCATAGAAGTTAGAAAATCGTTGTTATTAGAAGTTATAGGGGATTCCTTGAAATATAAAAGTACCTTAGAATTAGACAATGAGGAAGCATGTGAGAACTTAGGGTTTGAtcataatgaaaataattttacatGCGGCCGAAAACAACTGCAATTTAATGAGACGAAAGAATTCAAACTGTTTAAAAGCTCTTCTACTATCATTAATACAGAACAATTTGGAGATCTGTGCTGCATTACATTCACTCCCTCTGGAGAACATATATTTGCAACTTCAAAAGggtatattattattggaaatgCTAATCTGTACGGttttacaaataaaaacGTAAATTCGAAAAATATATACTCACATTGCGAAGAGGAAGTTAAAGTATTGGGTTTATCTGCAACTTGCATTAAAAATCAAGTTAGttttggaaataaatttgaaaatgatcatAACTCTGATCGTATCATAATTGCTAGTACGAGCGAGAAAGCAGATATAAAGGTTTGGGACTATTCAAACTcgaattttattttttgtgtTAATGCATATGAAAGTTATATAACtgattttgtatttaacAAAGATGCAACCTGTATACTTTCCTCATCAATTGAAGGTATCATAAAAATTCATGGTTTAAAATCGGTGCGTACAATCAAGTACtttccaaaaaaaagtgaattCTTTGTAAACAAAGTTTCCTataataattcagaaaCAATGGTAATAAGTGCACTAAGTAATGgtagtattaatatttgggATATTAAGTCTAGCAGCTGTATAGCAACGTATGATATATGTTCCTCGcaaatattagaattaacACTGGTTAATAACTATgatcttttattttcaatccAAAAAGATagaaagttaaaaaaaaacattcaAACATTTGATTCGTTCTTTATCAGATCAAAATCAGGGATGTATTTGGTTGATATTTCTAATGGAGAAACAACAAGCCTACCAATTGGGGAAAATGTAATGAAAAGTTTGCTTTTTTCTACATTTAACTCAAAAATGagcattattatttgtttgcTGAAGAATTCTAAAATAGCAATTTACGATATTATAAATCAGAACATTAAATACGAAGagataaatattgaaaatccATGTGAAAATGAGCAAATTCTTATGGACCAAATCAGTGgaaatattgttattactgctaaaaataaattaattaaattatattacaGCAATCAGGTGTCTAACAAAGTCGATAcagattcaaaaatttcattgATTTCAACTAACTCCAAGTTGTAA
- a CDS encoding hypothetical protein (similar to protein FLJ37300, putative), translating into MERVRVVLRVRPNADGSDDEDIVDIRGQRKVIISKPGKKNTYLLSQQTRYYEYTFDHIFPPNADQETVYNISTCNFLKNAISNGINLTVFVYGATGTGKTYTIIGNEKNPGIVIRGINETFEYLFSDERFVKDNNSDMSSSENNSSNELKPNSNFFVTASYMEIYNETIRDLLNPSNNSSNCQYSCEILEDQSNIQISNLTQLLIENSKEGIQALNFGNKYRKIEQTVANNVSSRSHAIFQLSIFLERKKLFNISANNNPHKFIRSNNYRNDHFPSEKLYKPSINNSTNPQLWCKISFIDLAGSERASATQNRGIRLTEGAHINRSLLALANCINSLALSSSSIDGQSILNQNNDNRYHVKYRDSKLTHILKNSLEGEKCFVVMIANISPSSKAFEESHNTLKYANRAKNIKVKISNQLLNDNEENDLSCTCNCNIGINSFDQKVKSKKKSQIESSSQTIISGLVTVEEKKIFQDENNYGLNLIHHINNNIYDVINSLSEFSSQISSKKVNETIIENNSFSEKENNSLFQQSEINYSDKQLNRASFVSTQSNDEINSLEISKVGESMCIIELFKELESKIFIIMADSLNKLKEIKLEYNETLNSEALLLKKIQELAEDFSIKRQKKYTESFINE; encoded by the coding sequence ATGGAAAGAGTTCGAGTTGTTCTTAGGGTACGACCTAATGCTGATGGGAGcgatgatgaagatattgTAGATATAAGGGGCCAGAGAAAGGTTATAATATCTAAAcctggaaaaaaaaacacaTACTTGCTTTCACAACAAACTAGATATTATGAGTACACATTTGATCATATATTCCCACCTAATGCTGATCAGGAGACTGTTTACAATATATCAACATGtaattttcttaaaaatgCAATATCAAATGGAATTAATTTAACTGTATTTGTTTATGGTGCAACTGGTACTGGTAAAACATATACCATTATTGGAAACGAGAAAAATCCTGGGATAGTAATTAGAGGGATCAATGAAACATTTGAATATCTTTTCAGCGATGAAAGGTTTGTTAAAGATAATAACTCCGATATGAGCAGTAGTGAAAATAATAGctcaaatgaattaaagcCTAACTCAAATTTCTTTGTAACTGCATCATACATGGAAATTTACAATGAAACAATTAGAGATTTGCTGAATCCATCCAATAACTCTTCAAATTGTCAATATTCTTGTGAAATACTTGAAGATCAATCAAATATACAAATTAGCAACCTGACTCAACTACTAATTGAAAACAGTAAGGAGGGAATTCAAGCTTTAAATTTCGGAAATAAATACCGAAAGATTGAACAAACTGTCGCAAATAATGTGTCTTCAAGAAGCCATGCAATTTTCCAACTATCTATATTtttagaaagaaaaaagttatttaatatatctgCAAATAACAATCCACATAAATTCATTAGAAGCAATAACTATAGAAATGATCATTTTCCTAGTGAAAAACTGTACAAGCCCTCAATAAACAACTCAACAAATCCTCAACTTTGGTGCAAGATTTCGTTTATTGATCTAGCTGGCTCTGAAAGAGCAAGCGCAACGCAAAACAGGGGAATTAGATTAACTGAAGGTGCGCATATTAATCGTTCACTACTAGCTCTAGCTAACTGTATTAATTCTTTGGCTTTATCAAGTTCGAGCATTGATGGGCAGTCCATTCTTAACCagaataatgataatagaTACCATGTTAAATATAGAGACTCAAAATTGACtcatatattaaagaatagTTTAGAAGGTGAAAAATGCTTTGTTGTAATGATTGCAAATATTTCCCCATCATCCAAAGCATTTGAAGAATCTCATAACACGTTGAAATATGCTAACAGAGCAAAAAACATCAAGGTTAAAATATCTAATCAATTACtaaatgataatgaagaaaatgatctGTCATGTACTTGCAACTGTAATATCGGGATCAACTCTTTTGATCAGAAGGttaaatctaaaaaaaaatcgcAGATTGAATCTTCTTCACAAACTATAATTTCCGGACTAGTTACTGTTgaagagaagaaaatttttcaaGATGAGAATAACTATGGTCTGAACTTGATTCATCacataaataataatatatatgaTGTAATTAATTCCTTAAGTGAATTTTCAAGTCAAATATCAAGTAAAAAAGTTAACGAAactattattgaaaataactcCTTTTCAGAAAAAGAGAACAATTCACTATTTCAGCAAAgtgaaataaattactcGGATAAGCAATTAAACAGAGCTAGCTTTGTTTCGACGCAATctaatgatgaaattaactCCCTGGAAATAAGCAAAGTAGGTGAATCAATGTGCATTATAGAGTTATTTAAGGAACttgaatcaaaaatatttattattatggCAGATTCACTAAACAagttaaaagaaattaagtTAGAGTACAATGAAACATTAAATAGCGAAGCTTTactattaaagaaaatacaaGAATTAGCTGAGGATTTCTCGATTAAAcgacaaaaaaaatatacaGAATCTTTTATAAATGAATAA